The proteins below come from a single Rosa rugosa chromosome 2, drRosRugo1.1, whole genome shotgun sequence genomic window:
- the LOC133729329 gene encoding pterin-4-alpha-carbinolamine dehydratase 2, mitochondrial, producing MQHICPPFVTATEKPNSPIFMSRMLQLPFPKVAVVSVFQNLFGAHGRSSSRVYEILQNNVRVSSGRNSVSGFRTFCTGQDLSTKKCVPCSSKDMRPMTEESASNLLPKVDGWNMVSESGLLKLKKSWRVKSFTKGMEMFKLIADVAEAEGHHPDLHLVGWNNVTIEIWTHAVGGLTENDFILAAKINALDMQNLMRRKATD from the exons ATGCAACACATTTGCCCTCCGTTTGTAACCGCTACAGAGAAACCCAACAGCCCGATATTCATGAGTCGGATGTTACAGCTTCCATTTCCAAAG GTAGCAGTAGTATCAGTGTTTCAGAACCTGTTTGGAGCTCATGGACG TTCCAGTAGCCGAGTTTATGAGATACTTCAGAACAATGTGAGGGTGTCATCCGGTAGAAACTCAGTTTCTGGATTTAGAACTTTTTGCACTGGCCAAG ATTTGTCAACAAAGAAGTGTGTGCCGTGCTCCTCAAAGGATATGCGACCTATGACTGAAGAATCGGCAAGTAATTTACTCCCAAAG GTGGATGGATGGAATATGGTGAGTGAAAGTGGTTTGTTGAAACTGAAAAAGTCATGGAGAGTTAAATCCTTCACAAAAGGAATGGAAATGTTTAAGCTCATAGCTGATGTAGCAGAAGCAGAAG GTCATCATCCCGACCTTCATCTTGTTGGATGGAACAATGTGACCATTGAGATCTGGACACATGCAGTTG GTGGATTGACTGAGAATGATTTCATACTGGCTGCTAAAATCAATGCACTTGATATGCAAAATCTGATGAGGCGGAAAGCTACTGATTGA
- the LOC133729328 gene encoding uncharacterized protein LOC133729328 — MENSNKGNTGDNISHPGSNKPKKPDGHKNGYSKDVMPGSELWTDGLICAFEFIRGRKKPSGLQSGSTILSRQHTDVGDHEKLRVPSKGFQESSSPIHDRNKSLSGDYKYSPAHDGERVADHWVPIGWARISEIVQTVQPDASWDSQQFGIDDEDDFTVADLAAPYWERPVGPVWWCHVSAGHPSVDNWLRNAQWLHPAVSLALRDESRLISDRMKHLLYEVPVRVSGGLLFELLGQSVGNPFVDEDDIPIVLRSWQAQNFLVTALHVKGPVSSINVLGITEVQELLSTGGYNVPRTVHEVIAHLTSRLTRWDDRLFRKSIFGAADEIELKFMNRRNHEDLNLFSIILNQEIRKLSRQVIRVKWSLHAREEILFELIEHLRGNTTRSLLEKIRKSTREMIEEQEAVRGRLFTIQDVMQSTVRAWLQDRSLRVTHNLAVFGGCGLVLSIITGLFGINVDGMPGANNTPYAFGVFSAVLFFIGIVLILLGLLYLGLKQPIAGEQVEVRKMELQELVQMFQHEAETHALVRKNVARNNLPPTMGDAFARNANYILIE, encoded by the exons ATGGAAAACAGCAACAAGGGTAACACAGGTGACAACATTTCTCATCCCGGTAGCAATAAGCCGAAGAAACCAGATGGCCATAAGAATGGTTATAGTAAAGATGTCATGCCTGGAAGTGAACTTTGGACAGATGGGCTTATCTGTGCTTTTGAGTTCATTCGAGGCCGAAAGAAACCAAGTGGTTTGCAATCTGGCTCAACAATCCTAAGCAGACAACATACAGATGTTGGTGACCATGAGAAGCTGCGGGTTCCTTCTAAAGGATTTCAAGAGTCTTCTTCCCCAATACATGATAGGAACAAGTCCCTAAGTGGTGATTACAAATACAGCCCAGCTCATGATGGTGAAAGAGTGGCTGATCATTGGGTGCCAATTGGGTGGGCTAGAATTTCAGAAATCGTCCAAACTGTGCAACCTGATGCCAGTTGGGATTCTCAACAGTTTGGgattgatgatgaagatgacttCACTGTTGCAGACTTAGCAGCTCCATATTGGGAGCGTCCAGTGGGGCCTGTTTGGTGGTGCCATGTCTCTGCAGGTCACCCCTCAGTTGATAATTGGCTCCGTAATGCCCAGTGGCTACATCCTGCTGTCAGTTTAGCTTTAAGAGATGAAAGTCGACTGATTAGTGACAGGATGAAACACCTTTTATATGAG GTCCCAGTTAGAGTTTCTGGGGGGTTGTTATTTGAGCTCTTGGGACAGTCAGTTGGTAATCCATTTGTTGACGAGGATGATATACCCATTGTACTTCGTTCCTGGCAAGCACAAAACTTCCTTGTAACTGCTTTGCATGTGAAAGGGCCTGTATCAAGTATAAATGTGTTGGGCATCACAGAAGTTCAG GAACTTCTTTCGACTGGAGGCTATAATGTACCAAGAACAGTGCATGAAGTCATAGCACATCTAACTAGCCGCCTTACTCGATGGGATGATAG GCTATTCCGCAAGTCCATATTTGGTGCCGCAGATGAGATTGAATTGAAGTTTATGAACAG GAGAAACCATGAAGATTTGAATCTTTTTAGCATAATTCTCAACCAAGAAATCAGAAAGTTATCGAGACAG GTCATCAGAGTAAAGTGGTCACTTCATGCAAGAGAGGAGATTTTGTTTGAGCTTATTGAACATTTGAGAGGAAATACTACAAGAAGCTTGTTGGAGAAAATAAGAAAGAGCACAAGAGAAATGATTGAGGAGCAAGAAGCAGTTCGTGGCCGCTTATTTACAATTCAGGATGTGATGCAGAGCACTGTTCGTGCATGGTTGCAG GACAGAAGCCTTAGAGTAACACATAATCTTGCTGTTTTTGGTGGCTGTGGCCTTGTACTTTCCATCATCACTGGGCTTTTTGGAATCAATGTTGATGGAATGCCTGGAGCAAACAATACACCATATGCATTCGGCGTATTTTCAGCTGTTCTCTTCTTTATTGGAATCGTGCTAATTCTACTTGGGTTGCTTTACCTTGGGTTGAAACAGCCTATTGCTGGAGAGCAAGTTGAAGTTAGAAAGATGGAGCTTCAGGAGTTGGTTCAGATGTTTCAGCACGAGGCAGAGACTCATGCCCTGGTTCGTAAAAATGTGGCTCGGAATAATTTACCCCCAACAATGGGAGATGCATTTGCACGTAACGCAAATTATATCCTCATTGAGTAG
- the LOC133729331 gene encoding uncharacterized protein LOC133729331 isoform X1, giving the protein MSGRGGGNGKGNTGISGIPAGSRKMVQSLKEIVNNCTEQEIYAMLKDCNMDPNEAVNRLLAQDPFHEVKSKREKKKESKEPTDSRSRGANISNHGGRGGDRYAARGGSNHFSTNESGSLHGRPAYRKENGTPAYAGSSSSAAGTTGYNLSRRPPSYSDPVAAENKIMSVGDDGISSSSQPSTGYQSAWGGVPGQVSMADIVKKGRPQAKAPPTYSVNHHDSGAPPAAGYNSNSSQTEPLADEWPLIEHPPGVSMSSILGAPANSELYANSSSVPLDKANQHIKSQLDEVETEDDGSVEALNTSHDGPTSVSGRNVQEDNSATASAFDDSLYEDINSYHPERHDLEDNEAEHDASSVAANLQQLDLQKDDRGAPPEDENPPPVVIPNHLQLHTPDCLHLSFGSFRSGPEPDLSSSHPVKSDLEETSVAVDVSAVGHSDARNPDYYGDEHLINTSDGSLVHRTGASAGDYDSPSVSQPEVLKQETPEAGQGIQYTFPSAPGFAYDSSQQLNMAFSHPQSSQVQNNAPFSSVMQGYTNSLPSTLLASNAQNVREDLPYSPFPVTQSMPTKYSNVPSSISGPTMSMPEALRAGGISSAQPTQQTLPGAGVATGPALPQQLLHPYSQPSLPLGHFSNMIGYPFLPQSYTYMPSAFQQAFAGNSTYHQSLAAVLPQYKNSVSVSSLPQSANIPSGYGFGSSSNIPGGNFPLNPPSAPTGTTIGYDDVISSQYKDSNHLMSLQQNDNSGMWVHGPGSRAMPAVPASNYYSFQGQNQQHAGFRQTQQPSQQFAGALNYPNFYHSQTGMSLDHQQQSSRDASLGGSQGQPSKQSQQLWQNSY; this is encoded by the exons ATGAGCGGGAGAGGCGGCGGCAATGGGAAGGGCAATACTGGAATATCGGGAATACCAGCTGGGTCCCGGAAGATGGTTCAGAGCTTGAAAGAGATAGTCAATAACTGCACTGAGCAGGAGATCTATGCTATGCTTAAAGACTGTAACATGGACCCTAATGAAGCCGTTAATCGTCTCCTAGCTCAAG ATCCTTTCCATGAAGTGAAGAGCAAAcgagagaagaaaaaggag AGTAAGGAGCCAACGGATTCTAGGTCTCGCGGTGCTAATATTTCAAATCATGGTGGTAGAGGTGGTGATCGTTATGCTGCACGTGGCGGATCAAACCACTTTAGCACAAATG AGTCTGGTTCTTTGCATGGTAGACCTGCGTacagaaaggaaaatggaacACCTGCCTATGCAGGTTCTTCCTCTTCTGCAGCTGGCACAACTGGATATAACTTGAGCCGACGACCTCCATCCTACAG TGATCCAGTGGCAGCTGAAAATAAAATTATGTCAGTAGGTGATGATGGAATATCTTCATCCTCACAGCCTTCCACTGGATATCAGTCTGCATGGGGAGGGGTGCCAGGTCAAGTTTCAATGGCTGACATTGTTAAGAAGGGTAGGCCGCAAGCCAAGGCACCCCCAACTTATAGTGTCAATCATCATGATTCAGGGGCACCTCCTGCAGCAGGATACAATTCAAATTCATCGCAGACTGAGCCCTTGGCTGATGAGTGGCCCTTGATTGAGCATCCTCCAGGTGTTAGCATGTCCTCCATTTTAGGGGCACCTGCAAATTCTGAGCtctatgctaattcatctagCGTGCCCTTGGATAAAGCTAATCAGCATATAAAATCCCAACTAGATGAGGTTGAGACGGAAGATGATGGTTCTGTCGAGGCACTGAATACAAGCCATGATGGACCTACTTCTGTTTCCGGTAGAAATGTGCAAGAAGATAACTCGGCAACTGCATCTGCTTTTGATGATAGCTTGTATGAGGATATCAATTCCTACCATCCAGAGAGACATGACCTTGAGGATAATGAAG CTGAGCATGATGCTTCATCAGTGGCTGCAAACTTGCAGCAGCTTGACTTACAGAAGGATGATAGGGGAGCACCACCTGAAGACGAGAACCCTCCCCCTGTAGTCATTCCAAATCACCTACAACTTCATACTCCAGACTGCTTGCACTTGAGCTTTGGAAGTTTCCGATCCGGCCCTGAGCCTGATCTTTCGAGCTCCCATCCAGTGAAAAGTGACTTGGAAGAGACATCTGTAGCAGTAGATGTTTCTGCAGTCGGGCACTCAGATGCTAG AAATCCCGACTACTATGGAGATGAGCATCTCATAAATACCTCTGATGGAAGTTTGGTTCATAGAACTGGGGCCAGTGCTGGAGATTATGATTCTCCTTCAGTGTCACAACCAGAGGTCTTAAAACAGGAAACCCCTGAAGCTGGTCAGGGCATTCAATATACTTTTCCTTCTGCACCTGGATTTGCATATGACAGCTCCCAACAATTGAATATGGCATTTTCTCACCCACAGAGCTCACAAGTACAAAACAATGCTCCCTTTTCAAGTGTGATG CAGGGATATACGAATTCGTTGCCTAGCACTCTATTGGCTTCAAATGCTCAGAATGTAAGGGAGGATCTTCCATACTCACCTTTCCCTGTGACACAATCTATGCCTACAAAATATAGCAATGTGCCTTCTTCCATCAGCGGTCCCACCATGTCCATGCCAGAG GCTTTGAGGGCAGGTGGTATCTCTTCTGCTcaacctactcaacagaccctaCCTGGTGCTGGTGTCGCGACTGGACCTGCTCTTCCACAACAGCTGTTGCACCCTTACTCTCAACCTAGTCTTCCTTTGGGACATTTTTCCAACATGATTGGTTATCCTTTCTTGCCTCAGAGCTACACATATATGCCATCAGCATTCCAGCAAGCTTTTGCTGGTAACAGCACATACCATCAGTCGCTGGCTGCAGTTCTTCCACAGTATAAAAATAGTGTTTCTGTCAGCAGTTTGCCCCAGTCTGCTAATATTCCCTCTGGTTATGGGTTTGGTAGTTCAAGTAACATTCCTGGAGGAAACTTTCCTCTGAATCCACCGTCGGCACCTACCGGTACAACAATTGGTTATGATGATGTTATAAGCTCTCAGTACAAGGACAGTAACCATTTGATGTCACTTCAGCAG AATGACAACTCAGGCATGTGGGTTCACGGACCTGGTTCCCGAGCAATGCCTGCTGTTCCAGCCAGCAATTATTACAGCTTCCAGGGGCAGAATCAACAGCATGCTGGTTTCCGGCAAACCCAGCAACCGTCGCAGCAATTTGCTGGAGCTCTAAACTACCCGAACTTCTATCATTCTCAGACAGGGATGTCCCTCGATCATCAACAGCAAAGTTCAAGGGACGCATCCCTGGGTGGCTCACAGGGACAACCTTCTAAGCAGTCTCAACAATTATGGCAAAACAGCTACTAA
- the LOC133729327 gene encoding probable methyltransferase At1g29790 produces the protein MGFTMGLNLLLLMAMVATNILSLYHLSSTIQSPKQSPPPKNPVPDHLLHQLHTIRATINHLTRSHPPPRAASSSTFKPSSDLLLYSRLSPIASSCHNHPDLLNKYMDYTPFSLCPADSDIAETLILRGCHPLPRRRCFSRTPQKPTSSLSHDPFASSLPDQNVLWDKYTCKSFSCLNRHHPTSGFDLNGELTNFMTYKSELDLPIPQLFQIAKAAGAVLRLGLDIGGGTGTFAARMKLYNVTVVTTTMNFGAPNNEAVALRGLVPLHVPLQQRFPVFDGVMDLVRCGHAVNRWIPVTALEFLLYDADRVLRGGGYLWLDHFFSKGVDLEKVFGPLIGKLGYRRVKWATASKNEKNGEVYLTALLQKPVSR, from the coding sequence ATGGGTTTCACAATGGGTCTGAACCTGCTTCTCTTAATGGCCATGGTGGCCACCAACATTCTCTCCCTCTACCACCTCTCCTCCACCATCCAATCCCCCAAACAATCCCCCCCTCCCAAAAACCCAGTCCCTGATCACCTCCTCCACCAGCTCCACACCATACGCGCCACCATCAACCACCTCACGCGCAGCCACCCGCCTCCACGCGCCGCTTCCTCCTCCACCTTCAAACCCTCCTCGGATCTCCTCCTCTACTCCCGCCTCTCCCCAATAGCCTCCTCCTGCCACAACCACCCTGACCTCCTCAACAAGTACATGGACTACACACCCTTCTCGCTCTGCCCCGCCGACTCCGACATTGCCGAGACTCTCATCCTCCGCGGCTGCCACCCCCTCCCTCGCCGCCGATGCTTCTCCAGAACGCCGCAGAAGCCCACATCTTCACTTTCTCATGACCCTTTCGCTTCTTCTCTCCCGGATCAAAATGTCCTATGGGACAAGTACACCTGCAAGAGCTTCAGCTGCCTCAACCGCCACCATCCCACCTCCGGTTTCGATTTGAACGGCGAGCTGACCAATTTTATGACCTACAAGTCCGAGCTGGACCTCCCCATCCCGCAGCTCTTCCAAATCGCCAAGGCCGCCGGGGCTGTCCTCCGCCTCGGCCTCGACATCGGCGGCGGCACCGGGACATTCGCCGCCAGGATGAAGCTGTACAATGTGACGGTTGTTACCACAACGATGAATTTTGGCGCGCCGAACAATGAGGCGGTGGCGCTGAGGGGGCTGGTGCCGCTGCACGTGCCGCTGCAGCAGCGGTTTCCGGTGTTCGATGGGGTGATGGATCTGGTGCGGTGCGGGCACGCGGTGAACAGGTGGATTCCGGTGACGGCGTTGGAGTTTTTGTTGTATGATGCGGATAGGGTGTTGAGGGGAGGAGGGTACTTGTGGTTGGATCATTTCTTCAGCAAGGGGGTGGATCTCGAGAAGGTTTTCGGGCCGTTGATTGGGAAGTTGGGGTACCGGAGAGTGAAGTGGGCGACGGCGAGTAAGAATGAGAAGAATGGGGAGGTTTACTTGACTGCTCTTCTGCAAAAGCCTGTCTCAAGATGA
- the LOC133729331 gene encoding uncharacterized protein LOC133729331 isoform X2, translated as MSGRGGGNGKGNTGISGIPAGSRKMVQSLKEIVNNCTEQEIYAMLKDCNMDPNEAVNRLLAQDPFHEVKSKREKKKESKEPTDSRSRGANISNHGGRGGDRYAARGGSNHFSTNESGSLHGRPAYRKENGTPAYAGSSSSAAGTTGYNLSRRPPSYSDPVAAENKIMSVGDDGISSSSQPSTGYQSAWGGVPGQVSMADIVKKGRPQAKAPPTYSVNHHDSGAPPAAGYNSNSSQTEPLADEWPLIEHPPGVSMSSILGAPANSELYANSSSVPLDKANQHIKSQLDEVETEDDGSVEALNTSHDGPTSVSGRNVQEDNSATASAFDDSLYEDINSYHPERHDLEDNEAEHDASSVAANLQQLDLQKDDRGAPPEDENPPPVVIPNHLQLHTPDCLHLSFGSFRSGPEPDLSSSHPVKSDLEETSVAVDVSAVGHSDARNPDYYGDEHLINTSDGSLVHRTGASAGDYDSPSVSQPEVLKQETPEAGQGIQYTFPSAPGFAYDSSQQLNMAFSHPQSSQVQNNAPFSSVMGYTNSLPSTLLASNAQNVREDLPYSPFPVTQSMPTKYSNVPSSISGPTMSMPEALRAGGISSAQPTQQTLPGAGVATGPALPQQLLHPYSQPSLPLGHFSNMIGYPFLPQSYTYMPSAFQQAFAGNSTYHQSLAAVLPQYKNSVSVSSLPQSANIPSGYGFGSSSNIPGGNFPLNPPSAPTGTTIGYDDVISSQYKDSNHLMSLQQNDNSGMWVHGPGSRAMPAVPASNYYSFQGQNQQHAGFRQTQQPSQQFAGALNYPNFYHSQTGMSLDHQQQSSRDASLGGSQGQPSKQSQQLWQNSY; from the exons ATGAGCGGGAGAGGCGGCGGCAATGGGAAGGGCAATACTGGAATATCGGGAATACCAGCTGGGTCCCGGAAGATGGTTCAGAGCTTGAAAGAGATAGTCAATAACTGCACTGAGCAGGAGATCTATGCTATGCTTAAAGACTGTAACATGGACCCTAATGAAGCCGTTAATCGTCTCCTAGCTCAAG ATCCTTTCCATGAAGTGAAGAGCAAAcgagagaagaaaaaggag AGTAAGGAGCCAACGGATTCTAGGTCTCGCGGTGCTAATATTTCAAATCATGGTGGTAGAGGTGGTGATCGTTATGCTGCACGTGGCGGATCAAACCACTTTAGCACAAATG AGTCTGGTTCTTTGCATGGTAGACCTGCGTacagaaaggaaaatggaacACCTGCCTATGCAGGTTCTTCCTCTTCTGCAGCTGGCACAACTGGATATAACTTGAGCCGACGACCTCCATCCTACAG TGATCCAGTGGCAGCTGAAAATAAAATTATGTCAGTAGGTGATGATGGAATATCTTCATCCTCACAGCCTTCCACTGGATATCAGTCTGCATGGGGAGGGGTGCCAGGTCAAGTTTCAATGGCTGACATTGTTAAGAAGGGTAGGCCGCAAGCCAAGGCACCCCCAACTTATAGTGTCAATCATCATGATTCAGGGGCACCTCCTGCAGCAGGATACAATTCAAATTCATCGCAGACTGAGCCCTTGGCTGATGAGTGGCCCTTGATTGAGCATCCTCCAGGTGTTAGCATGTCCTCCATTTTAGGGGCACCTGCAAATTCTGAGCtctatgctaattcatctagCGTGCCCTTGGATAAAGCTAATCAGCATATAAAATCCCAACTAGATGAGGTTGAGACGGAAGATGATGGTTCTGTCGAGGCACTGAATACAAGCCATGATGGACCTACTTCTGTTTCCGGTAGAAATGTGCAAGAAGATAACTCGGCAACTGCATCTGCTTTTGATGATAGCTTGTATGAGGATATCAATTCCTACCATCCAGAGAGACATGACCTTGAGGATAATGAAG CTGAGCATGATGCTTCATCAGTGGCTGCAAACTTGCAGCAGCTTGACTTACAGAAGGATGATAGGGGAGCACCACCTGAAGACGAGAACCCTCCCCCTGTAGTCATTCCAAATCACCTACAACTTCATACTCCAGACTGCTTGCACTTGAGCTTTGGAAGTTTCCGATCCGGCCCTGAGCCTGATCTTTCGAGCTCCCATCCAGTGAAAAGTGACTTGGAAGAGACATCTGTAGCAGTAGATGTTTCTGCAGTCGGGCACTCAGATGCTAG AAATCCCGACTACTATGGAGATGAGCATCTCATAAATACCTCTGATGGAAGTTTGGTTCATAGAACTGGGGCCAGTGCTGGAGATTATGATTCTCCTTCAGTGTCACAACCAGAGGTCTTAAAACAGGAAACCCCTGAAGCTGGTCAGGGCATTCAATATACTTTTCCTTCTGCACCTGGATTTGCATATGACAGCTCCCAACAATTGAATATGGCATTTTCTCACCCACAGAGCTCACAAGTACAAAACAATGCTCCCTTTTCAAGTGTGATG GGATATACGAATTCGTTGCCTAGCACTCTATTGGCTTCAAATGCTCAGAATGTAAGGGAGGATCTTCCATACTCACCTTTCCCTGTGACACAATCTATGCCTACAAAATATAGCAATGTGCCTTCTTCCATCAGCGGTCCCACCATGTCCATGCCAGAG GCTTTGAGGGCAGGTGGTATCTCTTCTGCTcaacctactcaacagaccctaCCTGGTGCTGGTGTCGCGACTGGACCTGCTCTTCCACAACAGCTGTTGCACCCTTACTCTCAACCTAGTCTTCCTTTGGGACATTTTTCCAACATGATTGGTTATCCTTTCTTGCCTCAGAGCTACACATATATGCCATCAGCATTCCAGCAAGCTTTTGCTGGTAACAGCACATACCATCAGTCGCTGGCTGCAGTTCTTCCACAGTATAAAAATAGTGTTTCTGTCAGCAGTTTGCCCCAGTCTGCTAATATTCCCTCTGGTTATGGGTTTGGTAGTTCAAGTAACATTCCTGGAGGAAACTTTCCTCTGAATCCACCGTCGGCACCTACCGGTACAACAATTGGTTATGATGATGTTATAAGCTCTCAGTACAAGGACAGTAACCATTTGATGTCACTTCAGCAG AATGACAACTCAGGCATGTGGGTTCACGGACCTGGTTCCCGAGCAATGCCTGCTGTTCCAGCCAGCAATTATTACAGCTTCCAGGGGCAGAATCAACAGCATGCTGGTTTCCGGCAAACCCAGCAACCGTCGCAGCAATTTGCTGGAGCTCTAAACTACCCGAACTTCTATCATTCTCAGACAGGGATGTCCCTCGATCATCAACAGCAAAGTTCAAGGGACGCATCCCTGGGTGGCTCACAGGGACAACCTTCTAAGCAGTCTCAACAATTATGGCAAAACAGCTACTAA
- the LOC133729330 gene encoding coatomer subunit zeta-1-like: METINFRFRLLRFSEKTVSPNKMESCPTIKNILLLDSEGKRIAVKYYSEDWPMNSAKEAFEKTVFTKTQKTNARTEAEIAMFENSIVVYKFVQDLHFFVTGGDNENELILATVLQGFFDAVGILLRGNVDKKEALENLDLILLCLDEIVDGGIVLETDSNVIASKVASHSIDSGAPLSEQTIGQALATAREHFARSLLK; encoded by the exons ATGGAAACCATAAATTTTCGCTTTCGTCTTCTTCGTTTCTCAGAGAAAACTGTTTCTCCGAACAAAATG GAGTCATGCCCTACCATAAAGAACATCCTCCTCCTAGATTCTGAAGGAAAACGTATAGCTGTCAAGTATTATTCAGAGGACTGGCCAATGAATAGTGCAAAAGAAGCTTTTGAGAAAACCGTTTTCACTAAAACTCAAAAGACAAATGCGCGGACAGAAG CTGAGATAGCAATGTTTGAGAACAGCATAGTAGTTTACAAGTTTGTTCAAGACCTTCACTTTTTTGTTACCGGGGGTGATAATGAAAATGAGCTCATTTTAGCCACAGTTCTTCAGGGATTTTTTGATGCAGTTGGAATTCTCCTCAG AGGCAATGTGGACAAAAAGGAGGCACTTGAGAATTTGGACCTCATTCTACTATGCCTTGATGAAATTGTTGATGGCGG CATTGTTCTTGAGACCGATTCAAATGTTATAGCAAGTAAGGTTGCGAGTCATAGTATTGATTCTGGAGCTCCGTTATCTGAGCAG ACAATAGGCCAAGCACTTGCTACTGCACGTGAACATTTTGCAAGATCTCTTCTTAAGTGA